TTTCTTCGACACTTCATTGAAGATTTTCTCGCCCTTGGGGCCTGGGTAGGGCGCGCGCTCCATACCAGGCAGCTGTTCTTTATATTTGCGGCACATCACCATGCGGATCATGGGCATCTCCTTGAATGAGGCAATCAAACGCCAGGTCAGATAATCAATTCAGCTCGCGCCAGCAGCTTTTTTACCGGAGCAGCAAGCCCCAGGCGCGATGGTTGGCGCAGGTTATACCAGACCTGGCCCGGCTCGGCCACGCTATGGCCTGCCATCACCCGCACCAGCAGCGGCTGAATATCCAGATGGAAGTGGCTGAAAGTATGACGCAGCGGCTCCAGCAGCTCCGGCGCTTCTGCGCGCCAGCCCTGCTGCTCGATCAAACGGGCCAACTGTTCGCGATCATCCAACTGCGGCGGACACCACAGACCACCCCAGAGACCAGAATCCGGACGACGCTGCAACCAGATATCACCTTCGGCATTCATCACCAAGGGCATCAGGCATTGGCGCACGGGTATCTGCTTGCGCGGCTTGGAGTGCGGATATTGCGTTGGCTGACCCAGCAGGCGCGCCTCGCAGCCGGCTTGCAGCGGACACACCAGGCAGGAAGGCTTGCTGCGCGTACAAAGCGTGGCGCCCAGATCCATCATCGCCTGAGTATAGTGGTTGACCCTGCTGTGCGGGGTGTAACGTTCGGCAATCACCCACAATCGATCGTGCACGGCCTTCTCGCCGGGCCAGCCCGCCACCGCGTGGTAGCGCGCCAGTACGCGCTTGACGTTGCCGTCAAGAATGGGCGCGCGCAGGCCCATGCTCAGGCTGGCGATTGCCCCCGCAGTGGAGCGGCCGATGCCCGGCAGGCTGATCAGTTGATCAATGTCCCGGGGAAACTCGCCAGCAAACTCGGCTACCACCAGCTTGGCGGCTTTGTGCAGATTACGCGCCCGGCTGTAGTAACCCAAACCAGTCCACAAATGCAGGACCTCGTCGGGCTCGGCCGCCGCCAGCGCCCCAACATCGGGCAGCGTCTGCATAAAGCGCTCGAAATAGGGGATCACCGTAGCGACCTGAGTCTGCTGCAGCATAATCTCCGAGACCCAGACCCGGTACGGCGTCATATCCTGCTGCCAAGGCAGATCCTTGCGGCCGTGCCGGTCGTACCATTCCAGCACCGCCGCCGAAAAGTCAGCCGCGCTGCTCACCGGTCGAACAGGCTCCGAATGGCGTCGCGCACCGCAGGGGCTTTATCACCGAGTTTTTCTTCCAGCTTTTCCTCGACCTTGCGCTGCGCTTCATTGCCCAGCAATTGCCCGGCGATGCGCTGCACGCCATCGCGGTCGACGTTGCAGCTACTGGCCGCATTGTGCAAGAAGCCCTGACAACGCACTGGCCACTCAACATCCACATAGCGCTCGTTCACCGCACAGGCGGGGTCCGGCGTCGAGGCACTGTCGCCCTGAATCAGCAAACCCAGGCGGTAATCCATGCGCTGCTGTGGCAGGTCCACCTCGCCGGTGCCTTTCACCGCCAGGCCCGGCAAAGCCGCTAGCAGATCGTCATTTCTCACTTTGCCATCAACGATGCGGAAGCTGCCGCCCAGAGCCGAGAAAGGCGTATCTTCGCCGCCGCGAGACTCACCCAGCGTTTTGCGATTAACCAGGGCAATGGCCTCGCACATCTGCTGTTCCAGGTTCACACCAATAAGCGCGCCCTCCAGCACGTTGAAGCGGGCGCTGCCGTTCAGCGTATCCATCCAGCGCTTGATGCTATTGCCGCTGGCACTGACATCCAGATTGAAATCCAGTTTGCCGCGCATCTGCTCGCCCATATCGTAGGCTTGCTGAATGGCCAATGAATCCATACCGGTCAACTGCTTGGCCACTGAGAGACTGACTGGCGTGCTGGTGGTGTCAATTTCTGCTGTCACACTGAAGCGGCCGCCAAACACGCCGCCATCGAATTGTTTGATTTGAATTTTGCCATCACGGGCAACCACTGCGGCGATGAACGGCTTTATCGTTTGGCCCGTCAGTTGCACCTCATCCAGCGCCAGTTTGCCGTCGACATCCAGGCCAGCCAAGGCCTGCAACGGCAGCACCTCCTCATCGCTCCAGGCCTCAGGTGCGGTGTCGGACCGGCTGCCGCCAGACGGAGCCTGGGCCGCGGCTTCAGCAGTAGCGGGCTCTTCTGCTGGCGGCAGATAATCATCCAGATTCAACGCGCCGCCAGACAGGTCAAAGCGCAACGCCTGGCGCTCGAAATCGGCAATGCCAAGATTCCCCGTCAGCTCGGTGCCGTCCACCAACAACTTGAGTTCTTCCAACATCAGGCTGGTAGCTGAACCGCTGATGACCGAGCTCAATGCCACCGACTCAAGCGCACCGGTCCTGGCGGTTTCCGGCACTTCCTGACCTACTGCCGCGAGCAGCGCGCGGGCATCGAAATCGGCTACATCGAGGCGGCCGTCCAGGCGCATATCACCGCTGAGCTCGCTGGCTCTGACCTGTCCCGTGGCGCGCAAATCGGCTACGGACAAACGCATCTGATTGAACTCGGCAATATTTGCACCCAGATCCAGCAAAGCATCGCCCTGCAATTGCATAGCCAATGCGCGCCCGGAGAAGGGCTCGCCGCTGGCATCCACCTTCAGATCCACCGCATCCAACTGATAACGCTCAAGCTCAAAATCAAACTGCGCCAGGGTTTTCAGATCAATACGTACACGCAGGGCGGGCTGCTCCGCGGTCAACAGGCCAAGAAAATTCACATCAAAGGGCTCACCCTCGATCAGCGCCCCGGTAGTCAGGTTGGCGTCTTCCAACTGCAAAATCTGCCCGGAAGCCAGATCCTCGTAACGACCCCGCGCGTTGGTAATACGCACGCTCTCAATCGCCACCTCAAAATCGCGACCCTCGTCTGCAGACTCCTCGTCAGCCTGGGCAACCTCTTCTTCCGCCGCAGCCTCGGCCTCTTGATCAGCGCCGATACTTTCCCAGTTACCCCTGCCTTCGGCATTCCTGACCAGGTTCAGGCTGACGTTGTCGAGGATCACATCGCTCATGCGCAGCTGCCGGCGAAGCAAAGGCAACACCTCGACGCCCAATCCGAGATTACCAATCTGCGCAAGCGCATCATCCGGAGCATCAAGCGCGGCCACACCGACATCCTCAAGTTCGATCCCCAGCCATGGAAACAGTGACCAGCCAATATCGCCACCCAAAGTAAGCTCGATATTCGCCTGCTCACGGGCTGCTTGCTGGATCTCGTCCTTGTAGTCATTCGGGACGAACATGCGGGTCAGGAAAAACAGTACGCCTGCCGCCAGTAGTACGACACCAAAGACCACCAGCCCCAGCACTTTGGCAAAGGATTTCATGGATGCTTCCTTATATTCATCAACACGCGAAAAGGACCAAGGGGCCAGTAATGGGTGCCCCTATTAATATCGGATAGGGTAAAGGCTCTTGAATCGAGTAGCCACCTCTTCTGCCAGAGCTAAGCTGGCGGTGAGTCCAGGCGATTCGATCCCAAACAGATTGATCAAGCCAGGCACTGCGTGGCTTGAATGATCCTGGATGAAAAAATCCATCGCCGCTTCCCCCGCCGCACTGAGCTTGGCCCGCACTCCAGCATAGGCTGGCACCAGCTTTTCGGCTTGGCATTCGGGCCAGTAGCGCATTACTGCCTTGGCAAACGCCTCGCGGCGCGACTCGTCCATCGCATAGTCCAGCTGCTGTTGATAACGCACATCGGGGCCGAAGCGCAGTTGGCCAGCCAGGTCCAGAGTGGCATGCACACCAAGACCCGTCGCGTTCGCCTCCGGCATGGGGTACACCAGATGACTGAAGGGCGAACGACCGCTGTAAGCAAAATATTGCCCTTGGCACAGATGCAGCGGCGGAATCTGTTGCTCAGGCATACTTTCTACGGAGGCGGCCAGCGCCTGAGCAAATAGCCCGCCCGCGTTGATCAGGTAACGGCAGGTCAAGGTGAACACATCGCCCGCGCTGTCGCCGCTGAGCCGGAAACCGCCGGCAATTGTGTCCACGCGGTCGACTCGGGTACGGCATTGCAGCGCGCCGCCTGCCTGTTGCAATGCCGCTTCGTAGGAGCCCATCAAACCGTGACTATCAATAATGCCGGTGAGTGGCGAAAAAAGACCTGCCACGCCACGCACTGCTGGCTCGCGAGCATGCAGCTCAGCGGCGGTCAGTGGCTGCAGCTCTACGCCATTGGCCTTGGCATTGGTCTGGAGCGCTTGCAGTGCGGGCAGCTCTGCCGCCTCGACGGCTACCAGCAACTTGCCAACCCGCCGATGCATCACGGCGTATTCGGCGCACCAGGCGTAAAGCAGATCACGACCTTCGCGACACAGGCGCGCCTTCAGCGACCCCGGCGCATAATAAATACCGGCATGGATCACTTCGCTATTGCGGCTTGATGCATGCTGACCCGGCCAGGCCTCCTGCTCCAATACCAGCACCTCGCGCCCACCGCGCGCCAGCCGCTGAGCGATAGCCAGGCCGACTACGCCCGCACCAACCACCACTACCTCAGAGTCCACTATCGATTACCCAGCACATCAATCACCCTCCCACTATTTTCAAACCGGCTGCGCCCCACTATCGGCACGATATGCACAAGCGATCAGCCTGCTGTAGCCCCGGGCACCGTGGTACCCGTATAATGCACGCCCTTGATAGATTATTCAGCGGAGAACAGCCATGGCGGAGCGCAAGGCAAGCGTCGAGCGCAACACTCTGGAAACCCAGGTCAAAGTTGAGATCAACCTGGACGGCACCGGCCAGTCCGACTTTGATATTGGCGTCCCATTTCTAGAGCACATGCTAGACCAGATTTCCCGGCACGGGCTGATCGACATGCAGATCAAGTCGCGTGGCGACCTGCACATCGACGACCACCACACTGTGGAGGATGTCGGCATCACCCTGGGCATGGCTTTTGCCAAGGCCATTGGTGACAAGAAAGGTATCCGTCGTTACGGCCATGCCTATGTGCCGTTGGATGAAGCTCTGTCCCGCGTGGTGATCGATTTTTCTGGTCGCCCGGGGCTGCACATGAGCCTAGATTACACCCGCGCCAGTGTCGGCGGCTTTGATGTGGATCTGTTCGGCGAATTCTTCCAGGGCTTCGTCAACCACTCGCAGACGACGCTGCACATCGACAATCTGAAGGGGGTCAACACCCACCATCAGATCGAAACGGTGTTCAAGGCCTTTGGCCGCGCGTTGCGAATGGCCGTGGAAGAAGATCCGCGCATGAGCGGCATGATGCCCTCCACCAAAGGCTGCCTGTAACCGATGACTGCCAGCCGAGTAGCCGTTATTGATTACGGCATGGGCAACCTGCATTCGGTAGCCAAAGCCCTTGAGCATGCCGGCGCCCTGCGCGTGGAAGTGACCAGCGATCCTGCCATCATTCTGGCGGCTGACCGAGTGGTACTGCCCGGCGTGGGCGCCATCCGGGACTGCGTCAGTGAGCTGCGGCAACTGGGGCTGGATCAGGTTGTGCGCGAAGTGGTCAAGGAAAAGCCGCTGCTGGGGATTTGTGTCGGCATGCAGATGCTATTCGAAAGCAGTGAAGAGAATGGCGGCGTGGATTGCCTCGGCCTCTTCCCAGGCAAGGTCAGTTTCTTCGGCAATGAGCTGTACGAAGGCGACGTGCGCCTGAAAGTGCCGCATATGGGCTGGAACCAGGTCAAACAGAACATTGACCATCCCATGTGGCATCGTATTGATCAGGATGCGCGTTTTTATTTCGTGCACAGCTACCATGCCCAGCCAGGCAAGCACACCCACATTGCCGGCCGCTGCCGCTATGGCGTCGACTTCGCTGCCGCGGTGATCCAGGACAATATATTTGCCACCCAGTTTCACCCGGAAAAAAGCCATACCAATGGCCTGCAGCTGATGCAGAATTTTCTGGCCTGGGACGGACGCTGGTAGAAAAACTAGAGCTTCAAGCCTCAAGCTGTAAGCTGCAAGCACCCGCTTGAGGCTTGAAGCTTTTTCCAAAGGAAAAAGTTATGCTGATAATCCCCGCTATCGACCTTAAAGACGGCGCTTGTGTGCGCCTGCGCCAGGGCCTGATGGACGATGCCACGGTATTTTCTGATGATCCGGTGGCCATGGCCGCGAAATGGGTCAACGGTGGCTGCCGCCGTTTGCACCTGGTCGACCTCAACGGCGCCTTTGAAGGCAAGCCGGTCAATGGCGACGTAGTAACGGCGATTGCTCGCGCCTATCCCGAGCTGCCGATCCAGATCGGCGGCGGCATCCGTTCACTGGACACCATCGAGCATTATGTACGCGCCGGCGTCAGCTACGTGATCCTCGGTACCAAAGCGGTCAAAGAGCCGGAGTTCGTTGCTGAAGCTTGCCGCGCCTTCCCTGGCAGGGTCATTGTTGGCCTGGACGCCAAAGACGGCTTTGTGGCCACTGACGGCTGGGCCGAAGTCAGCACCGTGCAGGTGATTGATCTGGCCAAGCGTTTTGAAGCCGACGGCGTGGCCGCTATTGTTTATACCGATATCGCCAAAGACGGCATGATGCAGGGCTGCAACGTCGAAGCCACCGCCGCGCTGGCCAATGCCACACGCATCCCGGTAATCGCTTCCGGCGGCATTCATAATCTCGGCGATATCCAGTCCCTGCTGAACGCCCGCTCACCCGGCATTATCGGCGCCATTACCGGCCGCGCGATCTACGAAGGCACGTTGGATGTGGCAGAGGCGCAAGCGCTCTGTGATCGCGCAGCGGCAAGCGGCACGCCATAAGCCACAAGCATTTACTTGCAGCTTCAGGCTTGCCGCTTGAAGCTGCTTTCGGAGAAAGCCCATGGGTTTGGCCAAGAGAATCATCCCCTGCCTGGACGTCGACAACGGCCGCGTGGTCAAAGGCGTGCAGTTCGAGAATATCCGTGATGCCGGCGACCCGGTGGAAGTGGCGCGGCGTTACAACGAGCAGGGCGCGGACGAGATCACTTTCCTCGACATCACCGCCAGCCATCAGGAGCGTGACACCACGCTGCATACGGTCGAGCGCATGGCCAGCGAAGTCTTTATTCCGCTGACAGTGGGCGGCGGCGTACGCACGATTCAGGACATCCGCAACCTGCTGAATGCCGGTGCCGACAAGGTCTCGATCAATACCGCAGCGGTGTTCAATCCGGAGTTTGTTGGTGAAGCGGCAGATCGATTTGGTTCACAGTGCATTGTCGTCGCGATTGACGCAAAGCGCGTTTCCGCGCTCGGCGAGCCCGGCCGCTGGGAAATATTTACCCACGGCGGGCGCAAGCCGACCGGCCTGGATGCAGTGGCCTGGGCGAAGAAAATGGAAGATCTCGGCGCTGGCGAGATTCTGCTGACCAGCATGGATCAGGACGGCGTCAAGAGCGGCTATGACCTGGGCGTGACCCGCGCCATCAGCGATACCCTGCACATTCCGGTGATCGCCTCGGGCGGCGTCGGCAATCTGCAGCATCTGGCCGATGGCGTGTTGCTCGGCGGTGCGGATGCGGTGTTAGCAGCGAGTATCTTTCACTTCGGCGAATACAGCGTTAGCGAAGCCAAGGCGTATATGGCAGCACGCGGCATTGAGATGCGCCTGTAATTAGTCACTGGTCTGCGTCGGAGCGTATTTGCGCTCCAGCAGTGTCTGCAGGCTGACCACCTGCACGCCCTCGCGGTCCGCCAGCCCTGGCAGCCAGCGCTCAAGATAATCCAGCGTTTGCGGATACGGATGACCGATCAATACCGCATACCCGTTCTTGCGCGCCAACGCCAACCCCCGCTGGAACTCTCGATGAATCGCCTCCGGCTCGCGCTTATTGTCCAGGAATACATCTCTGGACAGATTTTGCACACCCGCTGCGTCTGCGGCAAAAGCCGCTTGCGTCTGCGCGGTGGTGCGGCTGTCAACGAAGAACAAGCCGCGCTTTTTTAGCTCGCCCATAACCCAATCCATCGGCGCGCGTTCGGCGGTCAGCCTGCTGCCCATGTGATTGTTCACACCCTGAATCGGCCCTAAACGGTCTAGACTGTCGACCAGACTGGCCAGCAGCTCCTCACGTGACATATGGCTGAAGAGCCCGCCAGGCCCTATGGAAAGGCCCGCCCCGTTTTCCATAGGCAGATGCAGCATAACCGTCTGACCCCGCGCGTACGCTTCCTCCGCCAACCGGGCAGCAGCAGGCGTCTGCGGCAATATTGCCAGCGCTATCGGCACCGGCAGATCAATCAGACGCTGGCCCTGCGAATAATTTTGGCCAACATCGTCAATCACGATAGCCAGTAGCGGTCGGTCGCCCACCTGCGCCGGACGCAACGCGGGAGTGCCTATGCGTGGCTCAAGGACGGGGGAGTCAGGGGTGGCAGCTGGCTTTGTTGGCCAGCCTGCATGTTCGATCAGCAGCCATTCGCTAAGCAGGCTATCTGCGGCGGTTTTTGCTTGGTGGGCCGCGGGCAGCTCAGCCGCAACATCCTGTTGCTCGGCTGGCGGTTCTTTCGCGGGTTCGCTGTCACTGCAGGCTGCCAGCAATAACGCCAGCAGCCAGACCAGCGCATACTTCATTTTTTCGCGCGGGTGATATTCAAGCCTTTGAGCAGAATCAAGGCCTGATTCAGCTGATAATCGGAATCCTGCGGCCGCTCCGCAGCCTCCCCAACAACGCCGGACTGCTCTTCGATACCGTTGCCGTTATCCAGGTGACCCGCCAGATCCGCCTCGCGCAGCCCCCGCTCCTCGACATCCTGAGTCAGACGAGCGCGCTCGACGCGAATGTCCGGCTCAATGCCCTGGGCCTGAATAGAACGGCCATCGGGTGTGTAATAAAGCGCCGTAGTCAGCTTCAGTGCGCGGTCATTGTTCAACGGCAACACTGTTTGTACCGAACCCTTGCCGAAACTGTCGGTACCCATGATTACCGCGCGCTCTTGATCCTGCAGAGCCCCCGCCACAATTTCCGCAGCTGACGCGGAGCCACCATTAATCAGTACCACCAGCGGTATATCCCGTCCCGGGTTATTGCTGGTGGCATTGAAACGCAGCTCAGAGTTGGGCAGCCGGCCCTTGGTGTACACAATCAGACCCTCATCCAGAAACGCATCGGCTACTTCCACTGCGGACTGCAGAACGCCGCCAGGATTATTGCGCAGGTCGAGTACCAGCCCCTTCAGCTCCTTGCCTTCAGCCAGAGTGTTGAGGGCACGCCGCACTTCGTCACCGCTGTTATTCTGGAACTGGGTCACGCGGATATAGCCATAGCCGTCCTCGAGCATCTCCGCACGCACGCTGGCGACCTTGATGACCGCGCGGTTCAGCTCCACCTCAAAGGGGCTGCCAGTGCCGCGCACCAAGGTCAGCCTGATACTGGTGCCGACTTCTCCGCGCATCTTTTCCACGGCGTCCATGATGCTCATGCCCTTCACCGGCTGATCATCAATCTTGATAATCAGATCACCCGCTTCAATGCCGGCGCGCGCAGCGGGGGTATCGTCTATCGGTGAAATGACTTTGATAAAGCCATCCTCCTGCCCGACTTCGATACCTAGTCCACCGAACTGACCACTGGTGCTGTCCTGCAGGCCGCGAAACGCCTCAGGCTCGAGGTAGGCAGAATGCGGGTCCAGGCCTTCAAGCATGCCGCGGATGGCGTTTTCCAGCAGCGTGGCGTCATCCACTGGCTCAACATAGGCTGTGCGGATGCGCTCAAGCACCTCAGCAAAGGTCCGCAACTCGTCCAGGGGCAGCGGCGCGGGAACCTCGGCGGGCTCCTGCGCATGGGCCAATGGCATACCGAGCAGCAAACACAGACAGCTCGCAAAGAGGATACGCACAGCAGTCATCGAACTCTCCCAAAGAGGCTAAAAAACGGAGCGGGCAGGCGGGAACTGGCTTCTGATAACCGCGTGTTCACCCGGACAGCATACACCAGGCCGCCGGATCCAGGGCACGGCCCTGGTGACGGATGGAAAAATACAGCGACGACGTAGACAAGCCACCGCTGGTACCTACGGTCGAAATCACTTCGCCGGGCTGAACCCAACTGCCCACTTCCTTGAGCAGGCTTTGATTATGCCCATACAAGCTGAGGTAACCTGCTCCATGATCAAGAATCAGCAGCAAGCCCGAGCCACGCAGCCAGTCGGCGAACACCACCCGCCCGCCATGCACTGCGTGCACGTTGCTACCCTGCTCTGACGCGATCAATAAGCCGTCCCATTTCAACCGCGCATCTTCACCCCGCTGGCTGCCAAAGCGGGCCTGGACCCGGCCTTTGACCGGCAAGGGCAGTTTGCCCTTGGCCTGCGCGAAAGGCAGGCTGCCCGCTGGCGTCGGTATACTGACAATGGCCTCATCAATCGATTTGATCAGTTTTTCCAGCCCTGCGCGTTCAGCCTGAGCGCTCTTGAGCTTTTCGCTCTGGCTGCGGCTACGGCTTTGCAGCCCGGCCAGCAACTTACCTCTGGACGCCTGCTCGGCCTGCAGCTGCTGCTGATTGGCCGCCAACTGCTCGCGGTCACGCCGCAATGCTGTCTGCTGATCGGCAATACTGGCACTGGCAAGGCGTACCTGCTCCAGGGTATCGGTGTAGCGGCTCATCTCCGTCACGCGGGCGCGGCTGACGTACTCGTAATAGCGCATCATGCGGGCGACCCGCGCCGGATCATCCTGATTCAGGACCATTTTCAGATAATCCTGCTGGCCCGCCATGTAGGCGGCCCTGATCTGCCGAACGACCTGTACTTCCTGTTCGCTCAACGCCACCTGCAGCGCGGCCGCCTGCTTATGCAGGTCCAGCAGACTGGTCTCACCTTCCTTTATCTGCTGCTCGATCTTCTGGCTCTCGCGGCGCAGCCGGCCGATCTCGCTTTCGCTTTCTTTCAGATTGGATTCAAGGCCGGACATTTCCTGCTTGAAATCGTCGAGCAACGCTTTGAGGCGAGCGATCTCTTCCTCGGTTTGCTTCAGCTCGGCGCGCGCCTCACGGGAGTCCTTCTCCTGCGCAGCCACAGTCCCGGCCGCCATACCACCGCTCGACAGCACCAACAGCAGAACTAGCGCTCTGCCGCTGCACAATCCTTTACTCACTCGCTGTCGCTGCATGCTCAATGTCCGATGATGATTGGGGAATCAGGATTCAAGCGTAATGATCGACCTGCCCGACATCTGCTCTGGTTGCTCCAGGCCCAGCAGAGCAAGCATGGTCGGCGCTACATCGGAAAGGATACCACCCTCGCGCATGCTTACCCGCCGCGGACCGAAGTAGACGAAAGGCACGGGCTCACAGGTGTGCGCCGTATGGGCCTGGCCGGTGTGGTCATCGGACATCTGCTCGACATTACCGTGATCGGCGGTGATCAACACTTCACCGCCGACCCGCGCGAGCGCCTCGGTAACCCGGCGCACACATTCATCCAGGCATTCGACTGCTTTCACCGCCGCAGCAAAATCACCGGTATGGCCAACCATGTCGCCATTCGCGTAATTGACGATGATCACGTCATAGCGCTGTTGATCGATTGCTTCGATCATACGGTCAGTCACTTCCGGCGCACTCATCTCTGGCTGCAGGTCATAGGTGGCTACCTGCGGCGACGGGATAAGGATGCGCTCCTCACCCTCGAAGGGTTCTTCCCGCCCACCAGAAAAGAAGAAGGTCACGTGGGCGTACTTTTCCGTTTCGGCAATACGCAGCTGGGTCTTGCCCTGCTTGGCCAGGTATTCGCCAAGCACGTTGTCCAGCGACGCCGGCGGATAAGCGCAGGGCGCGGGAATATCCGCGGCGTATTGCGTCAACATGACGAAGCCCGCCAGCTGCGGCTGGCGGGCGCGGGCAAAACCACTGAAACCAGGCTCGACAAACGCCCGGGTCAGCTCGCGGGCGCGGTCGGCACGGAAGTTCATGAAAATCACCGCGTCGCCATCCTGCACCGGCTCGGCTGCGCCGATGCGTGTAGCCTTGACGAACTCATCACTTTCACCGCGCTCGTAAGCTGCCAGCAGCGCATCGGCCGCATTTGCAGCACTGTATTCAGCCTTGGAATCGACAATAACGTCGTAAGCCTGCTCGACCCGGTCCCAGCGGTTGTCGCGATCCATGGCGAAATAGCGGCCAACCAGACTCGCCGTACGTCCGGCACCCAGACGCGCATAGGCATCTTCAAGCAACCGCAACGAAGGCTGCGCGCTTTTTGGCGGCGTGTCGCGGCCGTCAAGAAAGGCATGTACCAGCACGGTTTTTGCGCCGCGGCGCACCGCCAGATCGACCATCGCCACCAGGTGCTCTTCATGACTATGCACACCGCCCGGCGACAACAGCCCCATAATATGAACGGCGCGCCCCTTGGCCACGGCCTTGTCCACGGCCTGGCAAAGCTCTGGATTGGTGAAAAAATCACCATCGGCAATCGCCTTGGTTACCCGGGTAAAGTCCTGGTACACCACACGCCCGGCACCCAGGTTCATGTGCCCCACTTCGGAATTGCCCATCTGCCCATCGGGCAAGCCCACATCCATTCCCGAACCCGATACCAGCGTGTGCGGCGAATGCGCCCAAAGGCGATCCCAGACCGGGGTATTGGCGGCCATGATGGCGTTGGACTCGGGCGACTCACTGTGGCCAAAGCCATCCAGAATCATCAGAACCAGGGGTTTCGGGATTGCTGTCATAACGGATTAACTCACCGATTGGAGGGTTGACTGCTGGCGGCGCCGGGACCTTGTGGCGCCTGACAAGCGTGTCGGCACAGTTTACTTTGCCGACTGGTGCCTGTCATGCGTGCATCTTCGACCCGCATTGCGCCCGGAAGGTTCTGCCACTGCGTCCGGCTGTGTATACTGGCGCACTTTATCGATCCGGAAGCATCCCCATGCAACGCGTTTTAGACTTTTTTGCCCAAATGGCCGAGTTTCTTGGCAATCACTATCTGCTGGCGCTGGCCTTTCTGGTCGTGATGACGCTGCTGGTTATTACCGAAGGCCGCAAGGGTGGCAAGAGCGTCAGCACTCAGCAGGCCACCACGCTGATCAATCGCGAAAACGCAGTGGTCGTGGATATCCGCTCGAAGAAGGATTACGCCGCAGGTCATATTGTCGATTCGCTGAATATTCCGTCAGATACGATGACCAAACGCCTCAGCGAACTGGACAAGTACAAAGACCGGCCAATACTGCTGGTCTGCGCCAATGGCCAGCATTCCGGGCCTTGCTCAAAACAACTCAAAGCCGCCGGGCACAGCAACGTCAACCGTCTTTCAGGCGGCATTGCTGGCTGGCGTGCGGACAACCTGCCGCTGGTGAAATAATATGTCAGATGTAATTATATACAGCAGCAAATACTGCCCCTTCTGCATTC
This genomic stretch from Halopseudomonas pelagia harbors:
- the hisF gene encoding imidazole glycerol phosphate synthase subunit HisF, whose amino-acid sequence is MGLAKRIIPCLDVDNGRVVKGVQFENIRDAGDPVEVARRYNEQGADEITFLDITASHQERDTTLHTVERMASEVFIPLTVGGGVRTIQDIRNLLNAGADKVSINTAAVFNPEFVGEAADRFGSQCIVVAIDAKRVSALGEPGRWEIFTHGGRKPTGLDAVAWAKKMEDLGAGEILLTSMDQDGVKSGYDLGVTRAISDTLHIPVIASGGVGNLQHLADGVLLGGADAVLAASIFHFGEYSVSEAKAYMAARGIEMRL
- a CDS encoding divergent polysaccharide deacetylase family protein translates to MKYALVWLLALLLAACSDSEPAKEPPAEQQDVAAELPAAHQAKTAADSLLSEWLLIEHAGWPTKPAATPDSPVLEPRIGTPALRPAQVGDRPLLAIVIDDVGQNYSQGQRLIDLPVPIALAILPQTPAAARLAEEAYARGQTVMLHLPMENGAGLSIGPGGLFSHMSREELLASLVDSLDRLGPIQGVNNHMGSRLTAERAPMDWVMGELKKRGLFFVDSRTTAQTQAAFAADAAGVQNLSRDVFLDNKREPEAIHREFQRGLALARKNGYAVLIGHPYPQTLDYLERWLPGLADREGVQVVSLQTLLERKYAPTQTSD
- a CDS encoding S41 family peptidase; protein product: MTAVRILFASCLCLLLGMPLAHAQEPAEVPAPLPLDELRTFAEVLERIRTAYVEPVDDATLLENAIRGMLEGLDPHSAYLEPEAFRGLQDSTSGQFGGLGIEVGQEDGFIKVISPIDDTPAARAGIEAGDLIIKIDDQPVKGMSIMDAVEKMRGEVGTSIRLTLVRGTGSPFEVELNRAVIKVASVRAEMLEDGYGYIRVTQFQNNSGDEVRRALNTLAEGKELKGLVLDLRNNPGGVLQSAVEVADAFLDEGLIVYTKGRLPNSELRFNATSNNPGRDIPLVVLINGGSASAAEIVAGALQDQERAVIMGTDSFGKGSVQTVLPLNNDRALKLTTALYYTPDGRSIQAQGIEPDIRVERARLTQDVEERGLREADLAGHLDNGNGIEEQSGVVGEAAERPQDSDYQLNQALILLKGLNITRAKK
- a CDS encoding murein hydrolase activator EnvC family protein is translated as MQRQRVSKGLCSGRALVLLLVLSSGGMAAGTVAAQEKDSREARAELKQTEEEIARLKALLDDFKQEMSGLESNLKESESEIGRLRRESQKIEQQIKEGETSLLDLHKQAAALQVALSEQEVQVVRQIRAAYMAGQQDYLKMVLNQDDPARVARMMRYYEYVSRARVTEMSRYTDTLEQVRLASASIADQQTALRRDREQLAANQQQLQAEQASRGKLLAGLQSRSRSQSEKLKSAQAERAGLEKLIKSIDEAIVSIPTPAGSLPFAQAKGKLPLPVKGRVQARFGSQRGEDARLKWDGLLIASEQGSNVHAVHGGRVVFADWLRGSGLLLILDHGAGYLSLYGHNQSLLKEVGSWVQPGEVISTVGTSGGLSTSSLYFSIRHQGRALDPAAWCMLSG
- the gpmI gene encoding 2,3-bisphosphoglycerate-independent phosphoglycerate mutase; amino-acid sequence: MTAIPKPLVLMILDGFGHSESPESNAIMAANTPVWDRLWAHSPHTLVSGSGMDVGLPDGQMGNSEVGHMNLGAGRVVYQDFTRVTKAIADGDFFTNPELCQAVDKAVAKGRAVHIMGLLSPGGVHSHEEHLVAMVDLAVRRGAKTVLVHAFLDGRDTPPKSAQPSLRLLEDAYARLGAGRTASLVGRYFAMDRDNRWDRVEQAYDVIVDSKAEYSAANAADALLAAYERGESDEFVKATRIGAAEPVQDGDAVIFMNFRADRARELTRAFVEPGFSGFARARQPQLAGFVMLTQYAADIPAPCAYPPASLDNVLGEYLAKQGKTQLRIAETEKYAHVTFFFSGGREEPFEGEERILIPSPQVATYDLQPEMSAPEVTDRMIEAIDQQRYDVIIVNYANGDMVGHTGDFAAAVKAVECLDECVRRVTEALARVGGEVLITADHGNVEQMSDDHTGQAHTAHTCEPVPFVYFGPRRVSMREGGILSDVAPTMLALLGLEQPEQMSGRSIITLES
- a CDS encoding rhodanese-like domain-containing protein; this translates as MQRVLDFFAQMAEFLGNHYLLALAFLVVMTLLVITEGRKGGKSVSTQQATTLINRENAVVVDIRSKKDYAAGHIVDSLNIPSDTMTKRLSELDKYKDRPILLVCANGQHSGPCSKQLKAAGHSNVNRLSGGIAGWRADNLPLVK